The genomic interval ctCCTAGatcactttacgaacatgcattaaaccccgtgctCCTAGaccactttacaaacatgcattaaaccccgtgctCCTAGatcactttacgaacatgcattaaaccccgtgctCCTAAatcactttacgaacatgcattaaaccccgtgctcctagaccactttacgaacctgcattaaaccccttgTTCCCATACCACTTTACGAACCTGCATTAAAGCCCTTATTCCCAGTGTGAGGCTTACTTTTTACAGAATCAGCATTACcaataatagtcgtgatatcatttagatatcatcatcatcaataatagtcgtgatttcatttagatatcatcatcatcaataatagtcgtgatttcatttagatatcagcatcatcaataatagtcgtgatatcatttagatatcatcatcatcaataatagtcgtgatttcatttagatatcagcatcatcaataatagtcgtgatttcatttagatatcagcatcatcaataatagtcgtgatttcatttagatatcagcatcatcaataatagtcgtgatttcatttagatatcgggattaaacaattattattttttggttccaGTATTTTATTTACTAGATGGACACTCAGCGTACATGACTTTAAAGTGTAAACATTGGAATTAAATATGACATACGACACACATgggaataataaaacatttttatataaaatacacattaaaaatgacTGTAAGCGACAATAAAAGTCATATCTgtacttttaaatatgaaatgtgCATTAAAAGGGGAATTTAAGTATACACATTTTGATCGGCTGTTTGCTTTTTCTACACTTTTGTTAAATGAGATGTTGCTAAATCGTGCAGAGCGttaaagcaataaaaacaaaaatcaaattccTACGGATATATTTAAACGAGAGTTTCACAAACTGAAACTGATCAAATGAgcgtcgctttgggaaaacggggtttaatgcaggtgtgAACAGTGTCGTCCAAagttagcctgcacagtccatgCTAATTAGGGGCTACaatttcgccttaactggattttcgctaagaagagacttcctttaaccaaacgatatcataaaagcggacatcATCTACCCTGGTTCGTGcaattttcacaggctaatctaggacgatacttttcgagcatgcattaagcactgtcggaccgtatttggtacaaaaacgaatatggtacatttgtaccatattcggccgaatatggtacaaatgtaccatactcggaccgaagatggtacaattttcgaccgaatatggtacaaacattgtaccatattcggttggaataagtttttctatgctcgccaaaacgtatttggtacataccaaaaaaactcataaaaatgaaaatggcctacgtatatggtacataaattatgtatttcttaataaatgaaatagtctgccgatgtgtaaactttttttcaaactcaaatacattgtattaacctaatattggaagtgacaaaagtatcatcatcatcatcatcatcatcatcatcatcatcatcatcatcatcatcatcatcgtcgtcgtcgtcgtcgtcgtcgtcgtcgtaactagcagtaacagaaacagctaacctaaccacactttacatggattttgctggttgtgtaattgtttcgccggctagctcagtcggttgcgcgtcagattggcacgcaggcggcctgggttcgattcccgggcgggccagatactttcgtagagatcattaatagcaattttcaaatttttaaaactttttttttcgaaagtgtattttcaccaaaatccgatttaagagattttgagctcttttaaatgaatatatctctccaaaaataaggatgtttgactggctgctttagacaggtgtgactgtattcctaaacattactttgtaaagttgatttgtcgttccgacgtcatattgctgagaagccgacaaagctttgaagtttccgattttttttctttgataacgtgccgctttaaaaaggcgggaattttgcacacgagtcttactcagaagtcagtaaccatatttgacttggcggtcggcaagaaaagttgtgattttcgactagaaagaattgaaatccaaactttcttcaaacttcaaaagaattcttgacagtaagtactgtacataattttaattttcagttgtcttaatatgcattgatgttttaacatgcattgatttttatgttttatgccccccccccccccctcagagtgcatttgcagttgtccgtccgtctatccaattgtccgtggcattccttccgggtgcgtaactcctaaactgctaaaatatttaagctacagtcattttttcgaaagtgtattttccaccaaaatcagatcgagctcctgtaatctgtagatttgaacattttaaattttatggagtttataggtctttgaccttcgaaccctgccttgtcgtgacttctggtgagcgacctaggcccccagggccccttctttatatcccttccatccacgtagcattggtttctacagaccgtttgtccgttgaccgccataagtttgcccgctatttttcccctgaatttgaattcggttggatttcaatgaaactttacatgaagtacttgctactttcattgcgcatattgcccggaagttcggattgtaaattttagcggagctatcagacgagtgattttagctcagctcatgtcgtgagacattcgttttcgacacgcggtgttcaatacaagctctattaactaatgaagtataaatgtataataacttattatattatttcagatgaaggaagcaattaggagaaaaaggaagcaattagggtgcttgcccaggtcgaagtacgacattattgtcagatgtttaaacggatcgttcgatgtccctgtgaagaaacggacacctgaagagaataattgtttggccatgattagaaaacgtaaggacttcgagcttggtgaccggggttctttattgtgtggcggaaagcaagtccttgtgaaagaagatcttcctagatttgttgagaagatgttcatggaaaacaaaggatgtggagcaagggttatttacaacaaactgaaagtaaattacacggggttctcggaacaagctatccttgaaatactgtacaatagcaagtattaccatgagaagtatccgagatttacaaacaagccaaagccaaagacaattacagaagaggaaccaggcaaaagatggcagattgacataattaacatgaaaaatcaaagtgttagctacaaggggtccacatacagttatattctacaagtcgtggacgtttattctaggtacgttatgccaaaacccctgaaaacgaagagttcgcgtgaagttgcaaaggcattagaggacgtgttgatggttaaccttgcccctgacatcatccaatgtgacaacggactggaatttaaaggccctagtatgaaacttttgttgaacaagtacaacatcaaaatgatcaatagtaggccgtatcatcctcaatcacagggcaagtgtgaaaggtcaaacagtgttataaaggccaagattctatttgcaacaaaaagtaaacgtggatttaactgggtcgaagggcttcaagatttagcctatgccataaacacaagtttcaaacgagttcttgggggtctcacgccctttgaagcctactacggaagaagtcatgtttttaccaaagaacgtcatagttctcgtgaaataaagaaaaccatacggcgagcaaataaaaaggcttacaggtcgctgttgaaaaacgcaacttccccaagcaagtacaaagtaggagagacagtattaattcgctatccctttcgaaaatccagggtgccaaccaaaagatatgttatcgaaggcaaggtagaaaaagtaaaacgaaatggtgtttatatcgtgtcatttcaagtaccgaacaaacccgaacttggattcgtaagcaaatcggttggggtcgaaaacatgactagcctaactgttgcgttagagaaacaacgaaaaattaaaaaacattcattaaaacagaaccgctcagagaaacaaaatcacagaactaagtactatcatgttttaacacaccatgaaaatctgcagttgttggatggggtgaatattgccatggacccaaatccggatggaaattgtcaatttgctgctatatcgcatcaacttggtaaaattggtatatacaaagacgtagatgctttacgtaaggaagcagtccatcacattgtagaaaacagatatttctatgaaacttttgtctatgatgaaacatttgatgaatacgttaagaatatgtctaagaatgggacatacggcgacaacctcacgctcattgcacttatgagagaatataatgtgcagtgcctggtagtttctacccgaggactagaacactcatcaattgtgtcagcagatggaaagttcgatggtgatgttggaacaattgcattggggtatttcccagaaggatttggcatgcattacgttagtatccgtatcaatcaacgcgtgtacaaggacataatatcacgcttagaacagtcgtatgacaacggtgactctggcgacagcgctgcgtctggcgacaacgctgcgtcaggcgacaacgctgcgtctggcgacaacggtgactctggcgacaacggtgactccggcgacaccgctgcgtctggcgacaacactgcatctggcgacaacgctgcgtctggcgacaacggtgactcttgcgacaacggtgactccggcgacaacggtgactccagcgacaacggtgactctggcgacaacggtgactccggcgacaccgctgcgtctggcgacaacactgcatctggcgacaacgctgcgtctggcgacaacggtgactcttgcgacaacggtgactccggcgacaacggtgactccagcgacaacggtgactccggcgacaacggtgactccggcgacaacgctgcgtctggcgacaacggtgactccggcgacaacgctgcgtctggcgacaacactgcatctggcgacaacgctgcgtctggcgacaacggtgactcttgcgacaacggtgactccggcgacaacggtgactccagcgacaacggtgactccggcgacaacggtgactccggcgacaacgctgcgtctggcgacaacggtgactccggcgacaacggtgactctggcgacaacggtgacgtctctgtgtgttcagccctgaaagagcttcaagatatgataaacaataggagggcacagaagcgaacgacttttccatttctgatgttaccacttcacattcaagttgaaatttttaagttctgcatacaatcaaacccgtcaatccagtttgtgttggcgaaggtcggcaaaccctttagagatttaataaggtcaatgagtttgcaaacacctagaatttacattcggccggatattggactagatactagtaacagaaatcctgttagcgttcgtttcctattaacaagagcgggcagaaacagcggtcttatttcggcaataaaataaatcatcaaggggccaaaatgggcaaacgcatggctgcgtttgcgtgttagtggaatcgtatggtatgatatcatagatgtcatgtacagacattacaggtgaaatatacatgtatatcggtgtttggaaacctgttatgttatttttgtgattgatgattatgttcttctaccggaaatttgttgtcatttgctcatttactggtaactttttacgaagcacatttgggatattttggctgctactaaaatgaatgtatatatgtatattatttcttgtcaaaatgctacagttggattaaaatttaaatgctgttctatgttcttcaatattactttgaaaaatcctgtcagtataccaataaatgaaaaaagtacaagtttgttgaatctcttgaatgaaacaaattataaaatacaaaatgtaaaatgaatatgtgatgatgatgatgacaaaacatttgtgatgatgatgatggtaaaaaaattgtgatgatgatggtggtggtgatgatgatgacagtggttatgatgattggggtttgatgattgtggtgatgatgatgatgatgatgataatgatgatgatgatgatgataacaaacgttttgggatgatgatgacagcgatgtttatcggacgatgatgatggttataatgatgatgataagtttttagatgatgatgacggcgatgtttatcggccgacgatgatgataatgatgatgatgataacaaaatatttgtgatgatgatgatggcgatgtttattggccgatgatgatgatgatattctcatcgtcgtcatcatcatcacaacatcctcattatcgaccgaaaacatcgctgtcattatcattacaaaaaaaacttttgtgatcaccattacgatcatgataatggatatgatgatgttggttttgatggtgatgatgatggtggtgttggtaaagataacaacgatgatgatcattggggtgttgataattgatgtgatgatgatgatgatgatgatgatgatgatgatgatgagataacgatgatgatgatgatgatgatgatgagataacgatgatgatgatgatgatgatgattacgatgatgagtgtgtatcatattcggaacgaatgtggtacatttttcatccgaatatggtacaagtttgtaccatattcggtcaggaattttaccccaaaactgcagatacgtatatggtacaattagacagttgtaccatattcggccgaatatggtacaaacttgtacatattcgtttttgtaccaaatacggtccgacaaagcaccgttttcacagagcgaggctctgaTATGTTCGTTCTTACCTCAGAAGGACGGCAATTGTAAACTACAATTCAATTAAGCACGACTTGCGCGACTTGAGGAATATCCACAGAACACTCGTACTTTTCACCAATGAGCAAATACTGTAGAATCATTGATATACGGCGGTATAAAATTCGTAGATGAAAATCTTACAATTTTTTGTACACGTAAATTCATTGAACTTTGACCTTCCcctcttaaaaaaacaataacagcaAACATAATAACAACTAATTGTTCGTTGTGATCTTCAATTTTAGAATCGCTTAAATCACGAAATTAATGAAAATACATGCCACAGAATAATCACGATGTCACAAAAGTAATCACGATGTCGAACGAAAAATCACGGTGTCACACGAGTAATCACGGTGTCACACGAGTAATCACGATTTcacacgagtaatcacgatgtcacaGAATAATGACGATTGTACTGAACCTATGCATCCTGCGTATGTGTAGTAAGATAAATACTAAGGCACTCATTTAATAATAGttcaaacaacaaaatcataatgAACATTCTACATTAAATAGTAAGTGATCACAAATCATATACAGTATTCTTCTTGAAATATCCCCGAACAAACGAACGTACGCGAAAAACAacgtttaaaatgtttttaaacgagCTTATGATAAAAACACAACAGACCGCGCTAACAGGCACCTACACCTATAAATTGTGTCATGTCCGTTGCAACGGCCGCTTAACGCTGCCAAAGTGTGTACATCATCTGCATCTCTTCGCACGTGTAGGAGTCGTTGATCGGCACGCAGTTCCCGTAATGGTCACTCAGGAGGAAATTTCCGCCGCCGGAAAGCCTGATGCAGCAGAGCGACGCGTTTGAGTCGTATTCTGTATCGCGCGCGGAGCAGGAGTCTCGGTAGAAGCCGCAGATCTGCCCAAGCTTGAAGCAGTTTTTGTTATGGAAGTCGCGCTCAGCAAAAGCCGGTTCCGATGTTTGGTCTTGTGCTAGTGACCGTTCATGTTCCATGCCGACTCGTTCTGAATTCAGTTCCGCGTTCGCCCGACTTCCGTTGCGCTGCTGTCTATTATTCACGACGTCTCGTAGGTTGATCAACTTCTCGACGGTTTCCACGAGATATTTATCGGTGTCGCCACTGGCCAAGATGTTCTTAATTATTCGATATGCTGCATTGCGATAAATCGTATCCGGTCCACTACCACCGCCGGAAATGGCGCCGGAGAAGGCTCTAGTCATACCGTCGACATAAAAGGAACTTCCGTCTCGCAGCGAACTGGAATAGAAATTTCCATGTTGAAAAGGTACCTTTGCTGATTCTTGGAGTGTGTTTTTGAATGAAATGGACAaatgtgtttgaatatgcgtatgtatatactgtgaaaccattattattcgtccggaattaattttcgcctttttcgtccttcgaccgatggacgaattcaagatcctaacgaacaatcatgtcccatatttgaaacaaaaaagactgaattaccgtaggcatgaggcatttaaatccagcgtaatccacgcataaaCACaaggctcgaaattaacactcgcacactcgcaaaatgcgggaaaaaagataagttataagccactagtattttttgcaagtaaagaaatagtgaacaaaaaacgagttatattgctaaatgcgttcgacggcatgaacgctaaaccgtaggtcaattttttgaacgtccgaatacccatatgcggaagcgcgcaccttgtttgttgactggtatacttataatacagatacacagatggtattgatacaaagaacatgaaacagtcgactattcacactcaagttaaatccggtttttacacaaaggggtgttcattatacagtgtactgacaactgacatttcctgtaaaacgcgaatgcaatacggctgtatcgaat from Dreissena polymorpha isolate Duluth1 chromosome 1, UMN_Dpol_1.0, whole genome shotgun sequence carries:
- the LOC127864948 gene encoding uncharacterized protein LOC127864948, whose amino-acid sequence is MTRAFSGAISGGGSGPDTIYRNAAYRIIKNILASGDTDKYLVETVEKLINLRDVVNNRQQRNGSRANAELNSERVGMEHERSLAQDQTSEPAFAERDFHNKNCFKLGQICGFYRDSCSARDTEYDSNASLCCIRLSGGGNFLLSDHYGNCVPINDSYTCEEMQMMYTLWQR